Proteins encoded in a region of the Pelmatolapia mariae isolate MD_Pm_ZW linkage group LG16_19, Pm_UMD_F_2, whole genome shotgun sequence genome:
- the LOC134645796 gene encoding olfactory receptor 5F1-like, producing MDNVSVITVFTLSGLSDIANYRVILFVLTLLCYCVIWLVNLTIIVTVIVDKSLHEPMYIFLCNLCVNGLYGTAAFYPKFLYDLLSTTHVISYAGCLLQGFALHSTICADFSLLALMAYDRYVAICRPLVYHSLMTTQRVCIFLFFAWFFPIYLLFLSTITTAVLRLCGSHIPRIYCINWLINNLACSASVARIVIPAFNYTFYIGHIVFVFWTYVHLIKTCQSSKENWNKFMQTCVPHLFSIIVVVVSFLFDMLYVRFGSKEFPQSFENFMAMEILLIPPIMNPLIYGFKLTKIRNRVLNVICGKSSTLRLKS from the coding sequence ATGGATAATGTTTCAGTAATTACTGTTTTTACTCTTTCAGGTTTAAGTGATATTGCAAACTACAGGGTCATTCTCTTTGTTCTCACTTTACTGTGTTACTGTGTGATTTGGCTGGTAAATTTGACGATAATTGTGACAGTGATTGTGGATAAAAGTCTTCATGAACCCATGTACATCTTCCTCTGCAATCTGTGTGTCAATGGACTCTATGGGACAGCTGCATTTTATCCCAAGTTTCTCTACGATCTTCTATCCACCACTCATGTCATCTCTTATGCAGGATGCCTTTTACAGGGTTTTGCATTGCACTCCACAATTTGTGCTGACTTCTCTCTCCTAGCTCTCATGGCCTATGACAGATACGTGGCTATATGTCGACCTCTTGTGTACCACTCTCTGATGACTACACAAAGAGTttgtatctttttattttttgcttggtTTTTTCCTATTTATCTTCTCTTCTTGAGCACGATAACAACAGCAGTGTTGAGGTTATGTGGCTCACACATACCAAGAATCTACTGTATAAACTGGTTAATTAATAATCTAGCTTGCTCTGCCTCTGTAGCTAGAATTGTTATTCCCGCTTTTAATTACACCTTTTATATCGGCCATatcgtttttgttttctggACTTATGTACATCTGATCAAAACATGTCAGTCATCGAAAGAAAACTGGAACAAATTCATGCAGACATGTGTACCACATTTATTTTCTATAATAGTTGTTgttgtgtcttttttgtttgaTATGTTATATGTGCGATTTGGCTCAAAAGAATTTCCACAAAGTTTTGAGAATTTTATGGCAATGGAAATTCTTCTCATCCCACCAATCATGAACCCTCTCATTTATGGatttaaattaacaaaaataagaaacagAGTTTTGAATGTCATATGTGGTAAAAGTTCAACTTTGAGACTAAAATCATAA